In one Lolium rigidum isolate FL_2022 chromosome 3, APGP_CSIRO_Lrig_0.1, whole genome shotgun sequence genomic region, the following are encoded:
- the LOC124700979 gene encoding uncharacterized protein LOC124700979 translates to MDAGQGSGVPRGIEETPDSIGHPYGERDALPRKLRIGEDVPSTVSELPGSVVPIAKFHFKAIPEIAIFDGTHRTHMKDIGILKDGFPLMDEFAWLNKPLFMDGVEIKSVSAMCGKVMSLTMPPTPITGRSSANSVEDLNLHLDSGASKHMVCNASMLINHRAPPAGTDQFMAADGSLMHVAGYGDIEMENFRILDVYLVQGLTVNLISVGQLATNHKVSACFTGNECNLKLSDGRRIGGAIRRDDNQYILRFLEIE, encoded by the exons ATGGATGCTGGCCAAGGATCCGGCGTTCCTCGTGGAATCGAAGAAACCCCCGATTCGATCGGCCACCCGTATGGCGAACGTGATGCCTTACCCCGTAAGCTCCGGATTGGAGAAGATGTGCCAAG CACTGTATCGGAACTGCCGGGCTCTGTTGTGCCGATTGCAAAATTTCATTTTAAGGCCATTCCAGAAATTGCCATATTCGATGGCACTCACAG GACTCATATGAAGGATATTGGCATCCTAAAGGATGGGTTCCCTTTGATGGATGAATTCGCTTGGTTGAATAAGCCCTTGTTCATGGATGGCGTTGAAATCAAAAG TGTATCTGCTATGTGTGGCAAGGTCATGTCACTCACCATGCCACCAACACCGATTACTGGGAGATCATCTGCTAACTCAGTGGAGGATCTTAATCTTCATCTAGATTCAGGGGCAAGCAAACACATGGTTTGCAATGCTTCAATGCTGATTAACCACCGTGCCCCGCCTGCTGGGACCGATCAGTTCATGGCTGCAGATGGGTCGCTTATGCATGTTGCTGGTTATGGTGACATAGAAATGGAGAATTTCAGAATTCTGGATGTATACTTGGTCCAGGGACTCACTGTCAATCTTATCAGCGTGGGGCAGCTTGCCACTAACCACAAGGTCTCCGCTTGCTTTACTGGGAACGAATGCAACCTGAAGCTATCTGACGGGAGGCGGATTGGGGGCGCCATCCGACGTGATGACAACCAATACATTCTGAGGTTTCTTGAGATCGAGTGA